A genome region from Euphorbia lathyris chromosome 4, ddEupLath1.1, whole genome shotgun sequence includes the following:
- the LOC136226453 gene encoding RING-H2 finger protein ATL54-like, with protein MDLLHRKLLYDTVNYTVVCIAGCDPPDDYCNTDCCGFSLLKCTASRLPPFPPASPEHTLPKRFLVLALVLGITVISLLCLTIYYKFYSGPCMRRRRRDPEQRRSEIREEFLDEDHGPVLDHPIWYINTVGLQPSVINSISVCKFKKGDGLVEGADCAVCLSEFEEDETLRLLPKCNHAFHIPCIDTWLRSHTNCPMCRAPIVVPNPIAEGSASGAAGVVGGEEAQIGVSETESGDGELRIQTEEGDEEGGDFHSQDEQDRRKGIEEEEEEGIQPLRRSISLDSLSAFKIHQALACVSDTNSVVKENESGAEIAPKRVDSSNQSLIKFMASSSIGRSLQIGPSSLKRSLSCGGKLFLQRYSRNSSSSVLPL; from the coding sequence ATGGATTTGCTGCACAGAAAGCTATTATATGACACTGTCAACTATACTGTTGTTTGTATAGCAGGATGCGATCCTCCAGATGATTACTGCAATACCGATTGTTGTGGTTTTTCTTTACTCAAATGCACAGCATCTAGACTTCCTCCTTTTCCACCAGCATCTCCTGAGCATACTCTTCCCAAAAGATTCTTAGTCCTCGCTCTTGTTCTCGGTATAACTGTGATTTCTCTTCTTTGTTTGACGATTTATTACAAATTCTATTCAGGGCCGTGTATGAGGAGAAGAAGGAGAGATCCAGAGCAACGAAGAAGTGAAATCCGTGAGGAATTTCTTGATGAAGACCATGGACCTGTGCTTGATCATCCGATTTGGTATATAAACACTGTGGGTTTACAGCCATCTGTGATTAATTCGATTAGTGTTTGTAAGTTTAAGAAAGGAGATGGTCTTGTTGAAGGAGCTGATTGTGCTGTTTGTTTGAGTGAATTTGAAGAGGATGAAACTCTTCGGCTTTTGCCTAAGTGTAATCATGCTTTTCACATCCCTTGTATTGATACTTGGCTCAGATCTCATACTAATTGCCCTATGTGTCGAGCTCCGATTGTTGTTCCGAATCCAATTGCAGAAGGTTCAGCTAGTGGTGCCGCCGGAGTAGTAGGAGGAGAAGAAGCACAGATTGGGGTTTCGGAAACTGAAAGTGGAGATGGTGAATTGAGGATTCAAACAGAGGAAGGGGATGAGGAAGGGGGTGATTTTCATTCACAGGATGAACAGGATAGAAGAAAAGGAattgaagaggaggaggaggaggggaTTCAGCCATTGAGAAGGTCAATTTCTTTGGATTCATTATCAGCTTTTAAGATCCATCAAGCTCTTGCTTGTGTTTCTGATACAAATTCAGTGGTGAAAGAGAATGAATCTGGTGCTGAAATTGCTCCAAAAAGAGTTGATAGTAGCAATCAGAGTTTGATTAAATTTATGGCTAGTTCATCAATTGGAAGATCATTGCAAATTGGGCCAAGTTCATTGAAGAGATCACTTTCTTGTGGCGGGAAATTGTTCCTGCAAAGATATAGCAGGAACAGTAGCAGCTCTGTTCTTCCTTTGTGA